Below is a genomic region from Nitrospira defluvii.
TCAGGGAGCCGACCTAGGGGGTCTCGGTGATCTGCACCCGCCGTTCCTTCCCGGGGCCTCCGGACACCGTCAGGACGCGCTTCCATTCGCGAATCTGATAGATCGCCCAGGCTTGCGGCTCATTTTTGTAGAACGCGTCCGGGTCTTCGCCGGAGGCATTGAGATAGATCGGTTCGGTGAATCCTTCATCGAGCACATAGTCCAGCAGGCAATCGGTCGTGAACCCTTTGCCCCGCAAGGAGACCTCGACGAGGAAATTGAGAATGTCGTCTGAATTCTGAATGGTAATCGGGTTCATCTGATCGGGTCTGATTGTAGCCAGCGAGAAAGAAGGAAGGCAAGGCATGACACAGAAACGACTGAGCCGCGCACAATTTCTTGAGCGCCTGCTGTCCATCATGGATCGTAAGCACCACTGGGCCTGGCCGATCATTATGGGGCCCGGGATCTCCAAGGCGCAGCTGAAACTCCACTACCAGCAAGAGTTTCTTGTCTATGTACGAGACTTCCCCGTGCTGCTCGCCCGCGTCCATGGCCAGAATCCGCCCCCCGACGTACGCCGCATGTTGGCCGAAAATATTTACGAAGAAGATACCGGCGGTCTCTCGTTCGGCCGGTCTCACCCGGAACTCTTCAACGAAATGATGCAGGGCCTCGGGTTCACCCCCGAGCTGTTCCGAACCGCCAGACTGCTCCCCGCCAGCGCCCGCTACAGGCGGTGGCTGGAGAAGGTCACGGCCAGCCGAGACTGGGTGGTCGGTGCCGCCGCGCTCGCCGTATTTGTCGAAGGCAGCATCAAAGATCGCCAGGAAATTCAGGAGCCGTCGAAGCCGAAAAGCGAGGCGGAGATTGAAGCCTATATCGACGCCCATCCCCTCATTCGACACCACAAGATCGCACGGCAATCCATGGATCTCATCCGTGCGCATCAAAAGGTGGAGGCAGGCCACCGCCAGGATGCCTACGCCATGGTGGTCGGCTACGCTGAAACCAGGCGGCAACAGAATGCCGTCCTTGCCTGTGTCTCACAAGGGCTTACGCTCTGGATGGCATACCGGGACGGCATCGCCAAGGCCTGCAAACTGGTCAAACCATGATCATGCGCCACACAGTTCAGCGCCTGGCGCTCTGCGTCATCCTCGGCCTCCTTCTCCTTGCCCATCAGGAATCGGCTTCGGCGGAGCGCGCGCCAGACGACATGGTGCTGGTTCCCGCCGGTGAATTCACGATGGGCGCTTCCTCCGAAGAAGGCGGGCTACCGGACGAGCAACCGCTGCGCCTGGTCCACCTGGGCGCCTTTTGGATCGATCGATATGAAGTAACCAATGCGCTCTACGCTCGCTTCGTGCAGGAGACCGGCTACCAAGCCCCTGCCAATGCCGCCCCTGCCCTCACCCTCTGGGACCACAACAGTCCCCTGCCCGGGATCGAACAACATCCGGTGGTCAATGTCAGCTGGCTGGATGCCGTGGCCTTCTGCCGCTGGGCCGGCAAACGGTTGCCGACGGAGGCAGAATGGGAAAAGGCCGCGCGGGGAACCGACCGGCGGATCTACCCCTGGGGCAACGAGTGGAACTTCGATCACGCCAACAGCGCCAGCTATTGGGCGCAAAAAACAGTCCAATTCGCCGATAGCACCCAATGGGAAGCCTTTTGGATCAAAGGGCTTGGCGCGGCCATTTCCAAGGAGAAGGGCGTGAGGGGCGAGATTTTAACCCTGCCGGTGGGCAGCTTTCCGGCCGGCGTCAGTCCTTACGGAGCCATGGATATGGCGGGCAATGCAGCCGAATGGGTACAAGACTGGTACAACCCCAACCACTACCGGTCGGCATCCCTGACCAACCCGCAGGGACCGGAGCGCGGAGCCATCAAAGCGATGCGTGGCGGGTCCTGGCTCAAGCCGGCCATCAGTCTCCGCACCACCGATCGAGACTGGGGCACGATGGACAGCCGCCCTTCTGGAACCGGTTTTCGCTGTGCGCGCGATAGCTATTGATGGCCGACGGTTTCGTGATGAGACGACTGCCTCGCCCCGCGCAGCAGAACAGTCCTGCTCCGCTCCCGCGTGACCATCCCCCATCTCACCAACTCGTTCAGGGCCTGTCACAATTTGAGGAGATTCTAGGTACCGCAGACCTCAGCCGCTATACTGCTAGTGAGCCCGAGGACGGACATGACAGTCTCTCTCTCTCAATCCACGACAGCCACGCAGGGAAGCACATTTCGCGTCCTGCTGGCGGACGACTCCGTCGAGTCACACCTGTTGCTTCAGTGTTATCTTCGCGACACGCCGTACCAAGTCGAGGCGGTGTCGGATGGAGCGCAGGCTGTGGCGGCCTTTACGGCTCGTCCCTTCGATCTGGTTCTCATCGATCAGCATATGCCCGTCATGGACGGATTCACCGCAACGCGCCGCATTCGCGACTGGGAGGCCTCTCAGCAGCGGGCGCCGGTCCCGATCCTGGCATTGACTGCTCACTCATTCGACGACGCGCAGGAGCAGAGCCGGTCGGCCGGTTGCACGGAGCTGCTGTCGAAGCCCCTGACGAAACAACAGCTGTTCGACACGTTACGCACCTATTCTGCCGCCAAGACGTCAC
It encodes:
- a CDS encoding TenA family transcriptional regulator, with product MTQKRLSRAQFLERLLSIMDRKHHWAWPIIMGPGISKAQLKLHYQQEFLVYVRDFPVLLARVHGQNPPPDVRRMLAENIYEEDTGGLSFGRSHPELFNEMMQGLGFTPELFRTARLLPASARYRRWLEKVTASRDWVVGAAALAVFVEGSIKDRQEIQEPSKPKSEAEIEAYIDAHPLIRHHKIARQSMDLIRAHQKVEAGHRQDAYAMVVGYAETRRQQNAVLACVSQGLTLWMAYRDGIAKACKLVKP
- a CDS encoding formylglycine-generating enzyme family protein, with translation MRHTVQRLALCVILGLLLLAHQESASAERAPDDMVLVPAGEFTMGASSEEGGLPDEQPLRLVHLGAFWIDRYEVTNALYARFVQETGYQAPANAAPALTLWDHNSPLPGIEQHPVVNVSWLDAVAFCRWAGKRLPTEAEWEKAARGTDRRIYPWGNEWNFDHANSASYWAQKTVQFADSTQWEAFWIKGLGAAISKEKGVRGEILTLPVGSFPAGVSPYGAMDMAGNAAEWVQDWYNPNHYRSASLTNPQGPERGAIKAMRGGSWLKPAISLRTTDRDWGTMDSRPSGTGFRCARDSY
- a CDS encoding response regulator — encoded protein: MTVSLSQSTTATQGSTFRVLLADDSVESHLLLQCYLRDTPYQVEAVSDGAQAVAAFTARPFDLVLIDQHMPVMDGFTATRRIRDWEASQQRAPVPILALTAHSFDDAQEQSRSAGCTELLSKPLTKQQLFDTLRTYSAAKTSPDMAREAPSRTDITARIEKAIQRQRPIFLDHRRQDVKKMRDAVDQGDYKSLQTMGHQIKGLAGSYGFPEIGLAGAHLESAAQARDLTSVQQAITELALILARTEQAA